Genomic segment of Arachis hypogaea cultivar Tifrunner chromosome 11, arahy.Tifrunner.gnm2.J5K5, whole genome shotgun sequence:
gttaattttttataattatatcttttattattttataaaaaaatgaaaataagttagattttcataatttattctagtttatcaccaaatagaatataagaatacaaaattttgtatctctgtCCTTTATGTATTGTTCTTTGTCTTGTCTTGTCCTGTTCTCAGAAACATACGCAACCTAGTTATGCAGTGTTATAATGTATTGAGTTGTTGTGAATCTGTTGGGTTATTATCAAGACTCTCTTCTAGGCTTTCTTAGTTCTGGTTGCAGTATATATATATGTGCACTCTTCTGGTTCATTAGTGTATGAATTTAATATTGCTTACAAATCAAGTAATCTCATTATCTTCTATTCTTCACAAATCTGTTTTCTCGTCTCTCTTATTCTCCGTCCATTGCTTTATGCAATCTCTAGTTTACTGCTTTAGCTCAATTGCTTTCAATCCAAAAACCACAAATTTCATTAGATATAGAGAGTGGTGAATTAATTAATTCAGATGAGTATAAAACAAAAACATTCATTTACGTGTTTTAGGCCCCACGCGACAAGCATCATTACATAGCAATTTACTAGTCTTTACTATTATAGAGGACAGCCGTGACTAATGATGTCTTTTATTTCTTATCCATATAGTTCCTCTGTTGAAGCAAACTATACAAGATAGCCTAGGAGGTTCGCACACATCTTTCGCTACTcctattgctttttttttttttttttgttatcaacgTCAATCACACTTTTTTTAAtcccaaaaaaaattcatattcaaattttattgataaaaatCAGATTAATTTAATTGTGCAATTTTAGATGTAATaagtatataattataaatgttatatatatgaaattgtAGATGTTATATTACATAaagtaattttagatattagCTTCCTAACGTTGTCTTAAAAGATAATCACAAGATTGTGTTTAGAAAGGAAATAGAGGTTGAAACTAAATTAAATCTATATATTATATTTggtataaagtatttaaaatcgAATTATAtcttagtattttatttaattcaagataaatatgaagatgaaataaacatatttattaaaatattcttacttattaaaaaaaatagttaaagttttaattttaattcacaaaaatttcaattccttgtgttcctacATTTTAGAAGTACTAAAAGAGACTAAAATTGTGCCTACCAAACCCAATACCAAGTCTCATTCCTTCAGACTTGGAAAACAAACACTACCCAACAGTAGCTCAAATAGTCCAACTTCATTAGAGTCATGTTCAGGGCGTATTCCTACCTTAATTATTTGATGTGTTCAAAAACAATGAATTGATGCcgtttagttttatttcaaaatacCACGATCTGAATCAAAAGGTCCCTAAAATTCTTAACCAATTGTTGCGCATTTAAGAACTTGCGCGAACCAAAAAGTGTATACTCTACGAAACATGCAGAGATAAATCACCAGGGACCTGGGGAGAGgtgaaaatattaaattaatcccTGTTACTTCCATGtacaacaaaatataataataacaataattgacAAGTTAGGAGTAAAGACATTCATCATATAATAAAGTGTATGATTTTCCAAAAGCTAGTACAAGCGTGCATCTCCCCATAACAAAAAGGGGGCTAAATGTAACAATTTGAGGGGGGACTGTGCATTCACAAATTAGTATATCGCCCTGAACAGCATATATCAGTCAAATTCAGGTCAAGCAATgctgtgattttttttttctccctaTATCTACATTTGACAGCATCATCATGGTTCAAACCAGAAATAAGGGGATGAAGTTATTCTTTTTCACGATGAATCTCATGACTCGATGCTATTTGCTTGCCTCTGCTATCTGCTGTCGATGTGGATGATGAAGATGTACCCTCATCTACACCTGTTTCAACCTTTGTCCTCTGCAAAAGCTTGAGCTGATTTTGCAGAATCTGTTAAAAAGCAAGGGTAGAAAAATCTGAGTTAGTAAGATTGATTTCATGGGTTAACAATATGATACCACGTGGTTGGACTCCACATTTTGGGTATCCCAGAATGAATTAATGTGGATACTACATGCCATCCAGGGATATCCATGAAATCTTAAAATGTGACTCAAATATCACCAATTTGTTTGGGTTTATTTGCTATGACAAGTGCTTAATGTAACTTCTTAAGGCGACAGCAGAGTGAGAAAAGAAATTCATTCTATGGTCACTATaatcatcaaaattaattttacttatttcatttcattttattttatttatatattcacGAAAAAGTACACGAAGATTACACATACTGCTTACAATGTGATGTTGATTTAAAGAGAGAAACAACTGTACCTCAATCTGATATTGAAGTAGTTTTCTATGAGCTTCCAGGTGAGAGCTTGGCATATTTGGGTCAACTCCAAACTCCACTCCATAATTCGCAGGGGCTCCGCGTGTTTGGGAAGGAAGAAAATGGAAGGGCCCCATTTGAGGAAAGGATATCATTGGTCCACCAGGGAGAACAAATTGCTGTTGTGCCTGTTCACCAGAAGCTTGTTCTCCATTGAGTGCCGTGTTAACAGATTTGCCCATAGACATCTGAACTGGGGGTTGAAGAGTGTACCCAGGAGAGCTGTGAGATTGAAAACACCTCAGTATTAACACACTTTATAAACTACAACTGACctcgaaataaaaaaattaagaaaaaatagtaGGGCACACTTTTTCATGTATTTATTGGACAAAACTATCAATAACCAGCAAAATGCACAGCATAAGACTGATTTCTTAAGCAGGTGTAGAAAAAACAGGGATATTGTCTAAACACAATTCATACCACACTAAAGATGTTGGGGAGGGATAAACATAAGACTTCTCATATATTGAAGCTGCTGCTGCAGCTGCAGCTTGAAGTCGGGCTTGATGCTGACTCAAATTATCAATTGCCCCACCACTGCCAACCTCATTTTGAGCTGTGCTTCCAGTGCTAGTCCCTGTTCCTGTTCCGAAGCAAAATGATTATTTAATCTTGAAGTAAGCAAAATTGTGTTCGACAAGGAATAATAAAATTAGacaaaaaaaggttaaaaaattaAACCAtgaaatgtaaaatatatatagtagtaACTTTATGAGCTTCACATGAAACCTAAACAGAACATGAATGATGGATATAACTTCATAACAAGGAGCTTAAGTATAATTAAAAGGTTTATAATGAAGATGGTTTAAAAAATGAATATGTTGCATTAGCAAATAGCAATTGTTTAAAAGGTGCAAGTCACATAAGCATTAGTTTGATGGATCAAACTTTGAACTCTAGTTTTCCATTTTTGATTCCAGACAGACAGGATTCCTGGGAATACTAACAGTTCAACTGCGCATTACAAACATGTTTTATGTATCAGTGATTATTATACTATATGATTACCCTGTCGATGACCATCTGGTTGTGCTCCTTGCTGGCCTACAGTTGCTGTTGCCCCATTTTCTGGGGGAACAACCAGGGCTCTGCAGGTAGGGCAAGTATGTTGCCGCTCCAACCATGATCGGAGGCAATGAACATGAAACAAATGTCCACATATAAGTTTCTTGGCAGTAGTCATCTCTTCACGACAGATAATGCAAGTTGCATCACTTCTGCTTAGGCAttcaagaaaagaattattacaATAAACTTCAAAATAGTAAGCAGATATGTAAGGTTTTGAACTAACGCATTAAGCTCTTCAGGCGTTGCATCTGGAAAACGGTCGTTCATATTTGAAGTGATCTTACGATATCGTATGTAATCTGCAACACGGACTTTGAAGTTCCTAAATGTCTCATAGAGCTCCCGTATTAAGTGCAAAGGAACACCATAGTTTCTGAGAGATAAACCAAATATTAGTTGGTAAATATTAAAAGAGACAAAAAAATGAGCAAACCAAATGGCTTCTGTATTGAATAGATATAAAGGCTCCCATAAATATTGAAAGAGGAGTTGGCTGATCACTTACACAAAAATTACGAGGAAGAAGCACAGATACATAGACAAGTGAAGCAAGTCCCTGATAAGTTCCAAGTAGAATGTGAAGACTGGTTTCCTTTCCCATTGTCCTTCCATGAGCATGTCACTaacatagaaaagatattttacaaAAATCGACACTGTTGTCGTTGCCAGTATCATGTACCTGAGATAGAAAAGATCATTTGTTGAGGAAAACCGTGATTATATATAATTACGCCACAATATTAGTAGAATACATCAGCTAACAAATACAACTGAAACTGCACATATGAATAAACTCACATACACACtcctatttagtattttttttccttcatatATCCTATTTGTGGTTTTACAGCATAGTACAAGTGTTTTCCATGTGATTCATAAGATCATAGCTTCAAATATTAATGCAATCATATGTATCAGAGACACAAACAAGGCATATAACTACAtttattcatatgaataaaaaaaaaacaacatttactGAGTATCACATATAAAATTCCCTTTGTTTGACAAGATTAAAAATCAAGAATGCAAATGAGATAGCTTAATCAAGAATTTTTAAGAATCTATCATATCAAACTTTTGCAATTAACTACATAAAAAAGGGCAGCCCGGTGCACAAGCATCCTGCACTAACGCAGGATATGGGAGAAGGCCACACCCAAAGGTATAATATACGCAGCCTAACCTGATAATTATATTAGTGGCTAACTACATGATATTTCAAAAATAGGATGCAGAGCTTTATCAAATAACAGGAAATAGATATTCAGGGAAAAACGTaaaaggaaaacaaaacaaaGATCAGGAAATAGGGTAAGTTTGGTTTCCGTTTTCATTTCCTATTACCATGGCTTGAATTCTATGTTTCATGATTTTGTAAATGAATTGGCAAATGAAATGACAAAAAGAAACATGAGATTTCACTATTACCACAATGGAAACAAGAAATGGAAAATTAATCCAAATAGTTGGTCAATTTcacatttatatttattattgataTGCATTTGGTCCTGCAAGAAAAATCAAGGATTCCACAATAATAAGAAAATTGATACATCAAGGGTTTATTCAAATATGAATCAAGGTAGAAACAGAGCATGTTCTTAAGTCAAGGAATTCTCATCCAAGCCAAAATTCAGCTGAGTACTATTCATAGTTCTGCATTTACATTAGTCATGTTTTGTTTTGCAACTTGTCTGAGCACAAGAGAATGAAAAGAAAGAAGGCTTACTCAAAAGAGAAGAATATCGAAACTGACGGTTGCCATGTTTGTAGCAGATGCTTCAGATTACTGTATAAGAATAGGCTATCGAGGAGAAGGAGGAAACCCATAAAAGATACAATCCGAACATGGGACAACATGGGCACCGTAGGAGTTGTCTCAATGTACTCAACCCTCTTTTGAGCCAACCAATGCAAAGCTTTAATCAACAATAGCGCTGTGACCATCGCAAGAAACGTAACTGAGAAATCCTGCCTAAAAATAGTAATGGCAAAGAGGATTTCCATAACCTCCCTCCACGATTGCTCGTTAAGCCTTTCTACCTCAGCTTCTCTAAGAGAACCCAGGAATACCTTTTTAGTCAACTGCCATAGAATACACATAATAACCAAACCCATGTTGAGAAGAAGCACTAAGCTGATCTTGGAAGTTGAAAGATACACCATTGCCGGATAAAACTGGCCTCTACTGTTAAATGCATGATATGTGATAGCCAGGGTTGCAATCAAACTGAGACCGGCATATGTCTTCAGCCTCATCATTCCGCCCTACACAAAAGCACAATAAACCATCATTTAATTAAAATCTGAAACCCTAAATTAGCTAATTAAACCTGTAACTAGGACTTCATATGCATTTGGATTTTTCACAAATAAGCATGAACAAGACGAAATAATACAATTTatcctagaaaactaaattaaacaatTGAGGTGTCATAGAAAATCCATAAATTAGTGAGCTAGTCAATCACTATTTGGCATTCGAAGATAACGAGAAAATGCAGATAAATAGAATGCATGATCCTTAACTTCATATTCAATGGCAAATcgatagaaagaaaaaagaaaagacaagaataaaaaaaaggctTATGCATATGAATTACAGCACTACCGTGAGCCCTAACTTGGAATCAAATCAAGACGGCGTTAAAGGAATtcaagaaaaactaaaatttgaaagaattaaAAGTCGTTGGTTGAAGAGATGAATTACCAAGCgagtgctctctctctctctgtctctctctcccaCTCTGTGTGTTGGTGAGGTCCTAATCGGAACCGAAAGACGATCGTCGGTAGCTACCAGCTCCGTGGatattttccaattttttttttcttttcaatctatttGTATTTACAATTTTGAGTCTTAAATAGTTGATGTTAAAATAAGGACATGATGTATGCATAGCCAACCAGATCTTGCCACGTACGTCGCTGCGTGGACAGGCCAATTAGGGTTCGTAAAATATTATCTTAACAAGTTAAACATTTCTTCTCCAGGGTACTCAATATTCTGAAGCTTAAGCCGTTCTAGTTATTGATTTGGTGATTTAGAGATTCTATCCgttcaattaaaataattaaatttaataaaatatgtttaatatataTGAATAACAACTAGCCAATGAGTtgtcaatgagttatagctcaaatgacataatcttcccatactcaattaagaggttacgggtttgagtcttctatctttggtaaaaacaaaaaaaacaactagccaatgagttatagctcaaatgacatagtcttctcACACTCATATAAGAGGTCGCAGGTTTGAGTCtttctatctttgataaaaaataaaatatatatgaataACACCTTGCTATTGACGCTGTTGTCGGGGACCTGAAAATCAGCACACAACCATGGCGGATAACCATTCTAAAGACGGCTCGTAGAGACTTGGAGGAAAAGCTAGAGAGATTCCGAGATTGGAATCTGATCTTAAAGGGTGAAGATCTTGAGCTGATCGAAGAGCTACACCTTTAGGATCTGAAGATCCATTCTCAAAAGAAATTATGAGA
This window contains:
- the LOC112720587 gene encoding ERAD-associated E3 ubiquitin-protein ligase HRD1B isoform X1, with translation MMRLKTYAGLSLIATLAITYHAFNSRGQFYPAMVYLSTSKISLVLLLNMGLVIMCILWQLTKKVFLGSLREAEVERLNEQSWREVMEILFAITIFRQDFSVTFLAMVTALLLIKALHWLAQKRVEYIETTPTVPMLSHVRIVSFMGFLLLLDSLFLYSNLKHLLQTWQPSVSIFFSFEYMILATTTVSIFVKYLFYVSDMLMEGQWERKPVFTFYLELIRDLLHLSMYLCFFLVIFVNYGVPLHLIRELYETFRNFKVRVADYIRYRKITSNMNDRFPDATPEELNASDATCIICREEMTTAKKLICGHLFHVHCLRSWLERQHTCPTCRALVVPPENGATATVGQQGAQPDGHRQGTGTSTGSTAQNEVGSGGAIDNLSQHQARLQAAAAAAASIYEKSYVYPSPTSLVCSPGYTLQPPVQMSMGKSVNTALNGEQASGEQAQQQFVLPGGPMISFPQMGPFHFLPSQTRGAPANYGVEFGVDPNMPSSHLEAHRKLLQYQIEILQNQLKLLQRTKVETGVDEGTSSSSTSTADSRGKQIASSHEIHREKE
- the LOC112720587 gene encoding ERAD-associated E3 ubiquitin-protein ligase HRD1B isoform X2: MMRLKTYAGLSLIATLAITYHAFNSRGQFYPAMVYLSTSKISLVLLLNMGLVIMCILWQLTKKVFLGSLREAEVERLNEQSWREVMEILFAITIFRQDFSVTFLAMVTALLLIKALHWLAQKRVEYIETTPTVPMLSHVRIVSFMGFLLLLDSLFLYSNLKHLLQTWQPSVSIFFSFEYMILATTTVSIFVKYLFYVSDMLMEGQWERKPVFTFYLELIRDLLHLSMYLCFFLVIFVNYGVPLHLIRELYETFRNFKVRVADYIRYRKITSNMNDRFPDATPEELNASDATCIICREEMTTAKKLICGHLFHVHCLRSWLERQHTCPTCRALVVPPENGATATVGQQGAQPDGHRQGTSTGSTAQNEVGSGGAIDNLSQHQARLQAAAAAAASIYEKSYVYPSPTSLVCSPGYTLQPPVQMSMGKSVNTALNGEQASGEQAQQQFVLPGGPMISFPQMGPFHFLPSQTRGAPANYGVEFGVDPNMPSSHLEAHRKLLQYQIEILQNQLKLLQRTKVETGVDEGTSSSSTSTADSRGKQIASSHEIHREKE